The genomic stretch GCCACGAAGCGGGTTGACGAACTAACGCCGGAGATGCTACTGCGTCTTACAAAGACGCCACTTTATCGCTCCAAGCGAGCGCGAACCGTTCGTGAGATATTGCGCGCCTATCGCGCGATTGCACTTTGGCATGGCAACTTGCGAGAACTAGTCGCTACAGAAGAAGGATGCTGGGCGGTCAATGTAGCGTTGAAACAGCTTAAAAAACGCTTCTCCGCCACCAGCATGATGGAAATAACGGTCTGTGGGGCTGTTGCACCATACAATCACTTGCTGGGCGGAAAACTAATCTGTCTCATGATGATGAGCCCACGAGTCGTAAAAGACTATCGCGAGCGATACGGGGGGATGGTTAGCGTCATCGCTAGCCAGATGGCAGGCCGTCCCATTACGAAACAGCCCGACCTTGTGTTTCTGGGTACTACGAGTCTCTATACCGATCACTCGTCCCAATACAATCGCGTCAAGTTGCCAGCAAGCACAATCTCTGGGCAGACGTGTCCGCTCGAATATGTTCGACTGGGACGCACCTTGGGATTCGGATCTCCCAATCTCTCGGCTGAAACTGAGTTGGGACTCGCCGCAATTGCGAAAGTCACGAGCGGATTCCGCAATGTGAACTTCGTCTTCGGCGAAGGGCAAAGTCCGAAACTTCGGCAATTGCGCGAAGGCTTCGCCGGGTTAGGGCTAAACCAGACAAATCTTTTGCAACACGGCGCCCCACGCATAATTTATGGCGTATCGCTGGCGAAGAACGTAGAAAGAACTCTACTGGGCATAGACGCGCAGCCTGAATATTGCATCGATCCCGAGCAAGCAGATGCAGAAACGGCAATTGCGGACTTTTGGATTGACCGCTGGCTTGCGTCGCGGCTGGACCATACGCCGGCGGTTGATGCGGTGAGTAAATCGACACCCTTGACCGAGCGGGTGAGTCGCCTCATACCAGAGCGCGCGCCTGAAGAAGTACTACAACAAAGCTTGCCGTTTACGTTCGTGATGGCAAAGGAAGAGAGAAAAGAAATGCAGACAGACGTAAACGAAGACGAGCGCCTGCAGTTCATTAGGCATCTTTACCGCAACGAAAGTGCGTTTAGCGATCATGTCAGCCTCGGTCGCCTCAAAGAACTGAACATCAAAACAGACCTCGAGGACCTAGTCCGAAAAGTCGTGCGCGGCGGTGGGTCTGTGGTGATCACAGGAAACGCGGGAGATGGCAAGACTCATACCATCATGTTGATGAAGAAAGAGTTAAAGGATGCCCATGTAGTTACGGACGCCAGTGAACTTTCTTCTAGTGAGATTGCTACGCAGTGGCAGAGTGCGAGAGATAGCGGTAAACCGTTTTGTATCGCAATCAACGAAGGACCGTTCGTAGATCTGGTACGCGAATACCGCGATAAGCATCCGTGGCTCGGGGAAATTCGGGAAGATTTGTTGCGATTGGTCGGATATAAGGCGCTCGAGAGCGCTGGCGACTCGAGTACTGAGAACTGGAAGCCGAAGATCGGCGAAACGGTGATCGTGGATCTAAGCCATCGTCGCGTCCTGTCGGCCAACCTCGTAAAAGCAATCATCGACAAACTCACCGATGATCAATGGTATCAAGGCTGTGCGACTTGCACGGCGCGTGCGAACTGCGCTGTTACCTACAATCGAATGCAGTTGCGCTCGGAATTGCCGCGACAACGCATGATCAATCTACTGACGACAGTTGGGAAGTCAGGTGCAAAGATCACCTTCCGCGAAGCGCTTGCATTCGTCTCATACTGCATTTTTGCGGGCAAAACTTGCCGCGAACTGATCGAGGTGGGAAGCAGCGAGCAAGTCCGATACTACTGGAACGCGTTTGAAGGAGAAGGTGCGATCTTTGAACTGGTTGCGAATGGTATCGATCCAATGACGCAAACGAATCCGCGGGTTGATGAGGATCTGTGGCGCGGGAAATTCGCACCTGAAGACTTCGCTGGAAATGGCGCCTTCCCTCTCGATAAGCGGAATATGGACGAGATCGAAGAACGTGAACAGAAAACCATGGCGCATGAGTTTGCAGCACTGAAGCGACGATGGTACTTCGAGCATTCTGATGGTCGTATTCTCGACTATTCCGACGCCAACAAATTGTTTGTCGATTTACAAGATACATCGACTGCGATGGCCATTCGCCTCAGTCGACTGATCGCTCTGATCAACCGCTGGTGGAACAGGGGTGGAGATTCAAAGTCAGACGCACTACGGTTGTGGACACGCCTATCTTACCAACCGCGCGCACGAAGTCATGCGATGGTGTCTGGGCTTGCAGTCAACAGAAACCGCCTGCGACTCTACAAACCGGAACTAGCGCCGGTGCTGAAGCGAGCGTTTGGTGAGCAGCCGGTCGGCCATCTTGTGTTGGCATCGGCTGATGACCCGCGCTTTGCGCGCTTAGTTGTAGACCCGACCCTTTTGGAGGGCCTACTTCACGGATCGATATCCGATGGACAGAGCGAGGTTAGCAGGAGGCTAGGACAATTCAACGACGCACTTGCTCAGTACGCGGAAAAAAGCACGGATGTGCGAACCATCGAAATCGTTGATCCCCAGAGTGAACTTCGAACTACCGTGGTCGTTGATCTGATAAACGGTCGGTACGATTCCGCAAATTGAGAAAAATATGAGCAAGCAACTGCGAAAAGCAATCACTGACGAATTGCACCGGCGACACGGATATCGGGTGATGGAGGCAAAAATCAAGCCGGTTCATATCGCGAATGCACTGATGCGCGTT from Paraburkholderia phymatum STM815 encodes the following:
- a CDS encoding Druantia anti-phage system protein DruA; this translates as MDVILQRNFTSQTMPLTVDPQLVDGDWRLFCPDIGDDGTAYSTMRRLAEFKADDAVDALSRFAESQKASTEQALKTRVAATLLRDLLQIGWDVYVNAHHIHLRPSRTKNPADRKAVIRQQLLFGRNDQLCEDSHRRFLFTVERPSKYSACKPVTDLIADGRRLAEQLRPIAEAPREQRGEQLRKLCRPYLQLVSDERDQFTNLRLIDIWRYFRHSWTTRYRSSPGRNLFYLVRDAAQPNHPVMGIAALGNTVMQLTPRDHSLGWTLEGLFALCDAGQISEHEILHAFRERLEEDFEQIYRDDLPVDRRIDHSVDDETLGRLIVIEQDASRDREHALKGEDESATKRVDELTPEMLLRLTKTPLYRSKRARTVREILRAYRAIALWHGNLRELVATEEGCWAVNVALKQLKKRFSATSMMEITVCGAVAPYNHLLGGKLICLMMMSPRVVKDYRERYGGMVSVIASQMAGRPITKQPDLVFLGTTSLYTDHSSQYNRVKLPASTISGQTCPLEYVRLGRTLGFGSPNLSAETELGLAAIAKVTSGFRNVNFVFGEGQSPKLRQLREGFAGLGLNQTNLLQHGAPRIIYGVSLAKNVERTLLGIDAQPEYCIDPEQADAETAIADFWIDRWLASRLDHTPAVDAVSKSTPLTERVSRLIPERAPEEVLQQSLPFTFVMAKEERKEMQTDVNEDERLQFIRHLYRNESAFSDHVSLGRLKELNIKTDLEDLVRKVVRGGGSVVITGNAGDGKTHTIMLMKKELKDAHVVTDASELSSSEIATQWQSARDSGKPFCIAINEGPFVDLVREYRDKHPWLGEIREDLLRLVGYKALESAGDSSTENWKPKIGETVIVDLSHRRVLSANLVKAIIDKLTDDQWYQGCATCTARANCAVTYNRMQLRSELPRQRMINLLTTVGKSGAKITFREALAFVSYCIFAGKTCRELIEVGSSEQVRYYWNAFEGEGAIFELVANGIDPMTQTNPRVDEDLWRGKFAPEDFAGNGAFPLDKRNMDEIEEREQKTMAHEFAALKRRWYFEHSDGRILDYSDANKLFVDLQDTSTAMAIRLSRLIALINRWWNRGGDSKSDALRLWTRLSYQPRARSHAMVSGLAVNRNRLRLYKPELAPVLKRAFGEQPVGHLVLASADDPRFARLVVDPTLLEGLLHGSISDGQSEVSRRLGQFNDALAQYAEKSTDVRTIEIVDPQSELRTTVVVDLINGRYDSAN